One Buteo buteo chromosome 5, bButBut1.hap1.1, whole genome shotgun sequence DNA window includes the following coding sequences:
- the ZNF362 gene encoding zinc finger protein 362 isoform X1, producing the protein MAVGKTPRSHGSEKRPACSTRSQLELEMDADKGKQRQYSQRMAEPRFNNPYFWPPPPTMPSQLDNLVLINKIKEQLMAEKIRPPHLPPTSVASQQPLLVPPSPAESSQSIMSLPKLQQVPGLHPQAVPQPDVALHARPATSTVTGLGLASRAPAVSTSESSTGTGTTTPSTPTSTSQSRLIASSPTLISGITSPPLLDSIKTIQGHGLLGAPKAERGRKKIKAENPSGPPVLVVPYPILASGETAKEGKTYRCKVCPLTFFTKSEMQIHSKSHTEAKPHKCPHCSKSFANASYLAQHLRIHLGVKPYHCSYCEKSFRQLSHLQQHTRIHTGDRPYKCPHPGCEKAFTQLSNLQSHQRQHNKDKPYKCPNCYRAYTDSASLQIHLSAHAIKHAKAYCCSMCGRAYTSETYLMKHMSKHTVVEHLVSQHSPQRTESPGIPVRISLI; encoded by the exons ATGGCTGTTG gaaaaaccCCACGTTCCCACGGGTCGG AAAAACGCCCCGCGTGCAGCACCCGGTCTCAGCTAGAGCTGGAGATGGACGCGGATAAGGGGAAGCAACGCCAGTACTCGCAGAG gaTGGCGGAGCCTCGCTTCAACAACCCCTACTTctggccgcccccccccaccatgcCCAGCCAG CTGGACAACCTGGTCCTGATCAACAAAATCAAGGAGCAGTTGATGGCGGAGAAGATCCGACCCCCGCACTTGCCCCCCACCTCCGTGGCCTCCCAGCAGCCCCTCCTGGTGCCCCCCTCGCCCGCCGAAAGCAGCCAGTCCATCATGTCCCTCCCCAAACTGCAGCAGGTCCCGGGTCTCCACCCTCAAGCCGTCCCCCAGCCCGACGTGGCCCTGCACGCCCGACCGGCCACCAGCACGGTCACAG GGTTGGGGTTGGCTTCCCGTGCGCCGGCAGTCAGCACCTCCGAATCCAGCACGGGGACAGGGACCACCACCCCATCGACTCCCACCTCCACCAGCCAGAGCCGCCTCATCGCCTCCTCGCCCACCCTAATCTCAGGAATCACCAGCCCTCCCCTCCTCGACTCCATAAAGACAATCCAGGGCCACGGCTTGCTGGGGGCACCCAAGGCAGAACGAGGCCGTAAGAAGATCAAAGCGGAAAATCCCTCGGGACCGCCGGTCCTGGTGGTGCCCTATCCCATCCTGGCCTCAGGGGAGACCGCCAAAGAGGGAAAGACGTACAG GTGTAAGGTCTGCCCCTTGACGTTCTTCACCAAGTCGGAGATGCAGATCCACTCCAAGTCGCACACAGAGGCCAAGCCCCACAAGTGCCCCCATTGCTCCAAATCCTTCGCCAACGCCTCCTACCTGGCCCAGCACCTGCGCATCCATCTGGGTGTCAAACCCTACCACTGCTCCTACTGCGAGAAGTCCTTCCGCCAGCTGtcccacctccagcagcacacCAG aatcCACACCGGCGACAGACCCTACAAGTGCCCGCACCCTGGCTGCGAAAAGGCCTTCACGCAACTCTCCAACCTCCAG TCTCACCAGCGACAGCACAACAAGGACAAGCCCTACAAGTGCCCCAACTGCTACCGGGCGTACACGGACTCGGCCTCGCTGCAGATCCACCTCTCGGCTCACGCCATCAAGCACGCCAAGGCCTACTGCTGCAGCATGTGCGGCCGCGCCTATACCTCG gaGACCTATTTGATGAAGCACATGTCCAAACACACCGTGGTGGAGCACCTGGTCAGCCAACATTCGCCGCAGAGGACGGAGTCACCCGGCATTCCCGTACGGATCTCCCTCATCTAA
- the ZNF362 gene encoding zinc finger protein 362 isoform X2 produces MAVEKRPACSTRSQLELEMDADKGKQRQYSQRMAEPRFNNPYFWPPPPTMPSQLDNLVLINKIKEQLMAEKIRPPHLPPTSVASQQPLLVPPSPAESSQSIMSLPKLQQVPGLHPQAVPQPDVALHARPATSTVTGLGLASRAPAVSTSESSTGTGTTTPSTPTSTSQSRLIASSPTLISGITSPPLLDSIKTIQGHGLLGAPKAERGRKKIKAENPSGPPVLVVPYPILASGETAKEGKTYRCKVCPLTFFTKSEMQIHSKSHTEAKPHKCPHCSKSFANASYLAQHLRIHLGVKPYHCSYCEKSFRQLSHLQQHTRIHTGDRPYKCPHPGCEKAFTQLSNLQSHQRQHNKDKPYKCPNCYRAYTDSASLQIHLSAHAIKHAKAYCCSMCGRAYTSETYLMKHMSKHTVVEHLVSQHSPQRTESPGIPVRISLI; encoded by the exons ATGGCTGTTG AAAAACGCCCCGCGTGCAGCACCCGGTCTCAGCTAGAGCTGGAGATGGACGCGGATAAGGGGAAGCAACGCCAGTACTCGCAGAG gaTGGCGGAGCCTCGCTTCAACAACCCCTACTTctggccgcccccccccaccatgcCCAGCCAG CTGGACAACCTGGTCCTGATCAACAAAATCAAGGAGCAGTTGATGGCGGAGAAGATCCGACCCCCGCACTTGCCCCCCACCTCCGTGGCCTCCCAGCAGCCCCTCCTGGTGCCCCCCTCGCCCGCCGAAAGCAGCCAGTCCATCATGTCCCTCCCCAAACTGCAGCAGGTCCCGGGTCTCCACCCTCAAGCCGTCCCCCAGCCCGACGTGGCCCTGCACGCCCGACCGGCCACCAGCACGGTCACAG GGTTGGGGTTGGCTTCCCGTGCGCCGGCAGTCAGCACCTCCGAATCCAGCACGGGGACAGGGACCACCACCCCATCGACTCCCACCTCCACCAGCCAGAGCCGCCTCATCGCCTCCTCGCCCACCCTAATCTCAGGAATCACCAGCCCTCCCCTCCTCGACTCCATAAAGACAATCCAGGGCCACGGCTTGCTGGGGGCACCCAAGGCAGAACGAGGCCGTAAGAAGATCAAAGCGGAAAATCCCTCGGGACCGCCGGTCCTGGTGGTGCCCTATCCCATCCTGGCCTCAGGGGAGACCGCCAAAGAGGGAAAGACGTACAG GTGTAAGGTCTGCCCCTTGACGTTCTTCACCAAGTCGGAGATGCAGATCCACTCCAAGTCGCACACAGAGGCCAAGCCCCACAAGTGCCCCCATTGCTCCAAATCCTTCGCCAACGCCTCCTACCTGGCCCAGCACCTGCGCATCCATCTGGGTGTCAAACCCTACCACTGCTCCTACTGCGAGAAGTCCTTCCGCCAGCTGtcccacctccagcagcacacCAG aatcCACACCGGCGACAGACCCTACAAGTGCCCGCACCCTGGCTGCGAAAAGGCCTTCACGCAACTCTCCAACCTCCAG TCTCACCAGCGACAGCACAACAAGGACAAGCCCTACAAGTGCCCCAACTGCTACCGGGCGTACACGGACTCGGCCTCGCTGCAGATCCACCTCTCGGCTCACGCCATCAAGCACGCCAAGGCCTACTGCTGCAGCATGTGCGGCCGCGCCTATACCTCG gaGACCTATTTGATGAAGCACATGTCCAAACACACCGTGGTGGAGCACCTGGTCAGCCAACATTCGCCGCAGAGGACGGAGTCACCCGGCATTCCCGTACGGATCTCCCTCATCTAA
- the ZNF362 gene encoding zinc finger protein 362 isoform X3 — protein sequence MAEPRFNNPYFWPPPPTMPSQLDNLVLINKIKEQLMAEKIRPPHLPPTSVASQQPLLVPPSPAESSQSIMSLPKLQQVPGLHPQAVPQPDVALHARPATSTVTGLGLASRAPAVSTSESSTGTGTTTPSTPTSTSQSRLIASSPTLISGITSPPLLDSIKTIQGHGLLGAPKAERGRKKIKAENPSGPPVLVVPYPILASGETAKEGKTYRCKVCPLTFFTKSEMQIHSKSHTEAKPHKCPHCSKSFANASYLAQHLRIHLGVKPYHCSYCEKSFRQLSHLQQHTRIHTGDRPYKCPHPGCEKAFTQLSNLQSHQRQHNKDKPYKCPNCYRAYTDSASLQIHLSAHAIKHAKAYCCSMCGRAYTSETYLMKHMSKHTVVEHLVSQHSPQRTESPGIPVRISLI from the exons aTGGCGGAGCCTCGCTTCAACAACCCCTACTTctggccgcccccccccaccatgcCCAGCCAG CTGGACAACCTGGTCCTGATCAACAAAATCAAGGAGCAGTTGATGGCGGAGAAGATCCGACCCCCGCACTTGCCCCCCACCTCCGTGGCCTCCCAGCAGCCCCTCCTGGTGCCCCCCTCGCCCGCCGAAAGCAGCCAGTCCATCATGTCCCTCCCCAAACTGCAGCAGGTCCCGGGTCTCCACCCTCAAGCCGTCCCCCAGCCCGACGTGGCCCTGCACGCCCGACCGGCCACCAGCACGGTCACAG GGTTGGGGTTGGCTTCCCGTGCGCCGGCAGTCAGCACCTCCGAATCCAGCACGGGGACAGGGACCACCACCCCATCGACTCCCACCTCCACCAGCCAGAGCCGCCTCATCGCCTCCTCGCCCACCCTAATCTCAGGAATCACCAGCCCTCCCCTCCTCGACTCCATAAAGACAATCCAGGGCCACGGCTTGCTGGGGGCACCCAAGGCAGAACGAGGCCGTAAGAAGATCAAAGCGGAAAATCCCTCGGGACCGCCGGTCCTGGTGGTGCCCTATCCCATCCTGGCCTCAGGGGAGACCGCCAAAGAGGGAAAGACGTACAG GTGTAAGGTCTGCCCCTTGACGTTCTTCACCAAGTCGGAGATGCAGATCCACTCCAAGTCGCACACAGAGGCCAAGCCCCACAAGTGCCCCCATTGCTCCAAATCCTTCGCCAACGCCTCCTACCTGGCCCAGCACCTGCGCATCCATCTGGGTGTCAAACCCTACCACTGCTCCTACTGCGAGAAGTCCTTCCGCCAGCTGtcccacctccagcagcacacCAG aatcCACACCGGCGACAGACCCTACAAGTGCCCGCACCCTGGCTGCGAAAAGGCCTTCACGCAACTCTCCAACCTCCAG TCTCACCAGCGACAGCACAACAAGGACAAGCCCTACAAGTGCCCCAACTGCTACCGGGCGTACACGGACTCGGCCTCGCTGCAGATCCACCTCTCGGCTCACGCCATCAAGCACGCCAAGGCCTACTGCTGCAGCATGTGCGGCCGCGCCTATACCTCG gaGACCTATTTGATGAAGCACATGTCCAAACACACCGTGGTGGAGCACCTGGTCAGCCAACATTCGCCGCAGAGGACGGAGTCACCCGGCATTCCCGTACGGATCTCCCTCATCTAA